The sequence cagcgcctgCCGCTCGGCCCggggctgcctcctccccctctgaGCTCAGTTCCTGCTGCCCCTGCGGGGCTCGCCCGGGTGCCGAGCTCGCCGCCAGCATGTCTTCCAGCGCCAGCCTGAGCAGCATGCAGCGGCTGGTGGAGCAGCTCAAGCTGGAGGCGGCGGTGGAGAGGATCAAGGTGAGCGCCCCCCGGCAAGGGGGGCTTGCCTGCTGCCCGGCTGGGCTCTGCCGGCCCGCTGCGAAGCCCGGGGGCGAGCGGGCGAGCAGCGTGGctctggttggggggggggctcagtccCCTTTTGGGGCGGGGAGCGAGCGAGGGTAAAAGCacttggctgggggggggggtccagccactcacccacccacccctctacTAGCTCCCACAAAGCAGCCTAGGGTGGCCAGCGGTCCCCacattaggggctttgtcttgtataaGAATCTGTACCCTCCCCCTCCCGGAAAAGAAGCgtcccgatttttttttttttccccacacttgcCATCTGCTCACCCTATGCCAGTCTCCCACAGCCGCGGCCCGTGCACCCAGAGGCGAGGAAAGGGCGTTGACGACCAACTCCGCAGAGCTCCGGGGGACCCAGGGGTGCTGTTGGTCTCGGTCTACGGTTCTAGGTTCTGTTCTGCGACGGGCTCGGCTCCTTTGGGCAGCACCAACTCAGCAGCTCCTCTGTTCAGCTGACAGGGGCATGTGGGGGAAGAgatccctgctccccagccttgcTGCACTGCAAGGATCAGTAGGTTGGGACAGGGCTGGAGCTTTGTGATCAGGCTTTCATCACCTGGCTGGGTCAAAAAAGGGTCTTCTTACAGCCATTGTCGGTtctgcaagggggggggggagctagcTGCTTCTGGGCACAACGTGGTTCCCAGGTGGGTGGGCTCATCTGAGGTGGGAGCCTTCTGATCTGGGATCCGGAGAAATACCTTCAGGTCTGGTGGCTTCTGTTTATGTTACAAGGAGAAGGTAGCAAACAGCTGGCATCATCAAACCGATGGCCCAGTAGCCCCCCAGATCTGTGGTGgtttgcaaggggaaaaaaagccatcaGTTGATTGCGCTTTTTAACATGGGCTTATTTTCTGTTGTTCCGAAGAGTTTGGTGTTAAATAAAATGAGCTGCCCCGTCCTGAGCTAGCTCAGTAGGACAGAAGTAGGCAAGGACTTGGCCAAGCCCCAGGCTGGTGGGAAGAGCAAACTTGGAGAAAGCTATGGGGCGGAGAGGTCCTTCAGCAGTCTGTGCCAGCTTACCTTTGTTTATCTGCATAGGGTAGAGGGGGTTAATTTTCTTCAGTTTGTGGTATTTTGATAAACGACTGGGAGAGAGTGACTGAATGATGTACTTTTGGGGACAGGTTCTGAGCCTTGGAGGCAGCATGCAGGGTGCCTGCCAATCCAACTCATCAGTGTGGCAGGAGAGCATTTCCCAGGAAAAAAGGCTATAATGAATAATATAGCAGAACCTCATTAATTCTTGTTGCTGATCCACAAACATGATAATCTAGACTCCAAACCTGATGATCTCACCCACTTCcaattagacttgaatagagagaATAGAGAGAATGATGCCTGCCAATTCCTAGATGTGTGTATATGTTTTTATCattatttcttttataaaatcCTGCCAATAAAGAGCCTTGTTTTATGGCTGGTGATCATTTTAGAATTCCATGTTCCACAATTGCTTTGATAAAGCAACTCTTTCAAGCTATGTGCAAAGTCCAGCCCTGTTTCAGGCTGTAAAACAATGAAAGTCAAATTAATTTGCATCCAGCCATTTCTTCCTCTCTCATCACCCCAGGTGTGCACACAACCTTACTCTCCCAGTTCATAAAACACAGGCTTATCTTGAAATATGATTTGAATACAGCTTCAATACTTTAAACTGTAGCTGTTTAGCCAGCTATTTTATAAATAAGAAACAGCTGAGACTAGATTTTTCTAATTTATGGTCATCTGCTTCGCAGTGAAAGTGGCAAGCGTATAACTCCCTGACCTGTACAATTACATGATGAAAGTAAGATGGTATTTTAACATCAATGCACCATTCTCTCTAATACATTTACTAATATAACCAAGAAGGCTTATCAGTAATTAAAACTAAACAATAGtagttttaaaatgacaaagtACATGTAGACTGATTCAGTAACAGGGATCGTAGTTTATCATTTGTTTGCTTGCATGTTCATTCATTACATTTGGGAATCTGCAATGAATAGCCTAGTCAACTGAACAAATGTGCCCAGTTCTTCTGTATTGTAGCAGTGCAGTATTGTCTATTACTGTTGAGGGTGCCTAAGCATTTCCATTCCAGTGTTCTGTTTTCAACTCTCGAAACCATTAACCCATCGGGCAGAAATTTCCAGCCTTGTTCGTTGTTGGAAGGTGTTTGGTTTGTTTATTGGGctctctggttttattttttgggcttcttttaaaaaaaaaaatcagattaatttTCTCTTAGCAAGATAATTTGATCACAAAGCAGTAAAATAGGCACAAAAAGAGGAAACACCAAGGAAGAGAATATAATGATGAAACAACGTGCAGGGGGATTTTAAAAGATGCTGAGCTGGATGCTGTGTGGGAGAAAAGAGAGCTCTCTTTTGGCTGTTCAGAGTATGTGATGAATTATCAGAGGGAAATCCACCCCCACAATTGCATGCTCTGGTAGGGTTTTTGCCCCCCTCTCCAGATCAGTGCCCAGGGAGCAAGACTTTCCCAAAGGAGGAGCCTGGTCAGAAAGTGATACCTACGCACAGGGACGCGCACAAGGGGGGCGGCTGGGCTGAGCACACTTATTGCCATCTGTTGAAATGTGATAGATTagggagtgaggggggaaaatGTACATTTGGCTTGCATTGAGAACGCACAAGCAATAGTGACAGATGGCCCTGCTACTGAACACTACAAACCTGTGTCACATAGACTGCTACTGCACAGTTGCCACACGCAAGGTGTGCGCCTCCTTCAGACATAGTTATCAACAGCAGTGGGATATACATGGCTCCTTGCTCATCGGCTGGCTGCAAAGTTTGCCTGTGTCTGGAAAGGTAGGCAGAAGAGGGCTGCGGagtggtgctgagcactgtaCAACATGGCATATGCAGGACACACTCTGCTAATTACTCCATTGTAGAGCACTGTGTAGCCCTGCCCTTATCTTCCGCACTTTGGTATTGACATAGggcattgaaactgttaaagatccattcaagtggtaatgaagccatttaacaggcatttgccaggTATAGACTGTCCGATCCTGAATTTCCTGAccaaaacagttgtgcattactgtaatatttactcagaacatgttagtctacaggaccttagtttaaaatttgctttaaaaatatttcattagcgtgttgctgaagattatgaaatcacatctctaaaaaatcctggCCTAGATTTTTTAGATGTACAATCCAAggattcatctttagccttaagtGCTTGGGTCTGCAGAtatacagttttttaaataaatccttcaaaagaccccctgcatctaaaatacacatgcgaGCCCGGGCTGCCatcaggcataggggcaccagtttaataatactgcatagagccccctaaggatggccctgtggATGTGGGTCACTATCCCAATCCCGCAAGTAAACCCCTCCAGTCCCTCTTGTTGGAGCACTGGGGCGCCACAGAGGGAGCGAGAACTATATTCCCTGAGTTCAGAAAAAGGCCTCGTGTGTAGCTTCAAGTGAGGACGTCGCACTTGGTGATTCCAGTTAGCGTTCTCCAATACCGCCCTTTGGCGGACTAAAATCCTACCAGGCTGGCTGGCAGAAAGACACCCCATCCTTAAACGTTTCCTGGATCTACGCTGCTGTCTGCATCCTCGCCAATTGATTTTTGAATCTCTGTCCAGCTCCAAAAGTTGCGCAGGCTAACCAGCCTGTCGTCTAAGAGGGGAGCATGGATGCCTCAGGCTCCTCGATACCTTCTGTCTCCTGAGCTTGCTTCAGACCTATCAGGCCACTCCTCTTCAGGTGCCTATATCTAGATTTAGGAGATTAACTTTAGACATCCAAGCTTGATCATTTTaacctaaataacatttttttaaggGAGGTTCAAATTTTAAGCCCTTCActctgcccctgctgctgtcCTATGTCTTGCCTGATTTGTCTTCTCTTATTTAgcgtgtaagctctttgggatgggAACGATGTTTTCCATGGTGGGAAGCGCTGTGTACGTTGCTAGATGACTATTTTGTAATAAAGTACACCAGAAAATTGAATTGAAAATTGTGTGGCACGATGGAACTTGAATTCTGTGGCACCCACACCTACGTTCCACACGCTGCTGTGGCTCAGAATTGAAAATACTCATTGATGTAAAACGTAGCGTCTGTCTTGTCAGAGCTTTGCGCGTTTGAATCTGCGTTATTTTAATCAGCACTTTTCGCTTTGGGAGCTGGCTTGGCTGCTTTCCCACTCTGTGTGATAATGGTTACTAAAAAGAGGAACTATGTAGTAGATGTCAGGGAATGAACTGGTTTCTCCTCTGTATGAGGGTATTTCTCTTTTCTTGTACAGGTCTCTCAGGCAGCCGCAGAACTTCAGCAGTATTGTATGCAGAACGCCTGCAAAGATGCCCTGCTCATAGGAGTTCCTGCTGGGAGCAATCCTTTCCGGGAGCCTAGATCCTGTGCTTTACTCTGAAGTCAGGTATGGTAACGACAGAAGTCGTATATGCTATCTGCTGTAAACTCAAAGCCCTAGAAATGACAAGTTTTCATTAGGTTGTCTTCCTGTCTCTGACATGCATACCAATAATACCTCTTCTCTAGCAAAGTGCTTACTTTTTTTCTACTCTGCCCTTCTGGGCACTGGAGTTAAAAcatgtttctccctctggacgtccctcctctcttctttTGCTTGTTGGCCGATATGGTGtctgtagctatttttaaaacGAGTCTTCAGCAACAGCAGGATGTTGGGTGCATAATCGATTTGATACTCTGCACTTCAGATAAGACCCTCCTTCATTTTGGAGTCTGGGAAGGGTTTAGAGGTCAAAGGCAGCAGGCGTCGATGGCACACTTCCAAGTTAGCTTTTATCTTCTCCCGCTGTAACTGTCGATTGTTTCTACTCAGCGGTGCTCACAATCCCCATTCCTCCATTGGCAGAAAAGACAGTAGGAAACTGTCTCTCCAGAGGAGCATGGCGTACTACCAAAATGGCCAGTAAGGGACCCagttccccttccccaaagttgaGTCATCTCCCTATGGGAGATGGCCTTCACATTACATTCACAGTGGTTTAGGAATGAATATTGTCTAGGAAGTGATTTCAGGGGGTGCTTTCTTCCAGCAGATATTGCATTGATGATGAGGTACCATTTTAGAAGATCAGTTATCTCAGGAAAGGAAGGAAATTTAGAGGAAGGATTGACTGTGCAGTAAACTTAAGCATAAATGGTTGATTCTGTTGACCCAATAATAGAGCATCCAGTTTCTAATTAACTTAAGCACAGCATTTAACATGTTCCATGCCATTTGCAGTCTTTTTTACAAAGCATTTCAAACATACCGTTTTTCCTGTTACTTCAAACCCTTTAACTCTCTTCAGCTTTTGATGATTGACCTGGTAgtgcatctgtcaaggttccttccccactctgaactctagggtacagatgtggggacctgcatgaaaacctcctaagcttacttttaccagcttaggttaaaacttccccaaggtacaaagtattttacccttggacttccactgccaccaccaaacgtccgggtttatttttttgagaaagaattgtttggaaacgtctttccccccaaaatcctcaccaaaaccttgcacccccctgcctgggcaaggcttgataaaaatcctcaccaatttgcataggtgaccacagacccaagcccttggatcttaagaacaatgaaaaaaagcattcagtttcttacaagaagaattttaatataagaaaaggtaaaaagaatcacctcgtAAAATccggatggtaaataccttacagggtaattagattcaaaatatagagaatctctctaggcaaaacattaagttacaagaaagacacaaagacaagaatattcattctattcagcacagtctaatttctcagccatttaaagaaatcataatctaacgcatatgtagctagattatttactaagttctaagactccattcctgttctgtccccggcaagagcatcacacacacagacacccctttgtttctccctccctccagctttgaaagtatcttgtctcctcattggtcattgtggtcaggtgccagcgagcttatcctagcttcttaaccctttacaggtgaatggGTTTTttctctagccaggagggattttaaaggtgtttacccttccctttatatttatcacaGCATCAAATGGAACTGCATTCTTGATTAGTTTCTTTGTTAACTAACACAGTCCCAAAAGAGGCTGCACGCAGCTTGAAAGAAACAAATGAAGTTGCAGCAtttgcactgatttaaataaCTCTCCGCATATTACAACACTTTTCAACTTGCATGCTGTATTGCAGttcacttaggctttgtctacactaggcttTTTCCCACCATCGTTACAGCTGGCGCAGCTCCTTGAGAGATGGCAGCAATGGAGGGCTTAGTGTAGACTGGTAACCACTGTCATCGTTGACCTGCTCTGAGCAAGTCTAAACAATGTGAttcactcaccagcagccacctGCTATCTACACTAGTGCTCCCTGCATTGCCAGTCCTGCTGGtagtaacagtgggaatattaagaaaaaaattgagtGTAGACAAATcattagggtccaatcctgcaaaggcaTTCTCACCTATGTGTTTATTCCTATCCGTAGTCATATGGACAGCCCTGGTACTTCAAGGGTGTGAGTAATTCTTTGTAGGATCCAGCCCCTGTGTCTTACTTAAAATCTTACATAGCACAGTCGTCATGTTTAATGTAGGAGCAGCCATCCTCATAATTCTTTAAAAGTGACACATAAGGTGGTAACTCCTAGTAGGGAGGGTAAATAAATTACCACGACAGGAGGACTGATGAGAGTCCCATTTACTTCCTCTTTGTTAgaggacactgtcaacttgaaatctattTGGTTTAATTGGTACTTTTGTCCCTCTGCCAaattttgtgcttttaaaaatcacattttcctatttttttaaatgtttgttttctccaCTGGAGCTGTGTCAAAGTAAAAGCTTCTGGAGCTAATGGCTCATCGGGCTGACATGATTAAGGCACATCCGTTTCATAGCCAGTGGTACACAAGGGAGTCGTGTGGTCAGCATCATGTCTGACCACCTTTGGCTACTCTAACCCTATGGATCAGGCACCATTTTGCAGGTGGGTGAACTAGAGGTGGCCTTTCAGTGTGAGATTCAAACCTGCGACCTTCACCATTCAGCCAACCCACCTCTGTGGATCTGGATGAAAGAGGGGAAATTGACTGGGGGAAAAGTGCAACTGATGGCTCAAAAtgctatcaaatgcacaaacagaaaaatattttttcgtTTCTCTCTTTGTTACAATAATCTTAGGTGTCCTGGCAAATGTGATATTTAGGATGACAGTGACTCTTCTATTTTTCTATTCCTTTTATGAAGCTGCCATTCTACTTGTGTATATGTGTTTCTAGGACTTGACTCCATCCAAGTTAAGAAATAAAGTATCATATGGTTATATTGGCCTGTCAAGATacaggatttttttcctgtttgaggAATAAGAGCCCAATAGATGATTTATTGCAAGCATTCCAGAAGTACATAAATGGGTACTGGGTTTTATGTCTTTCTTCTTTTGCTAATAGACCAGTATTTCATAGCACTTTTGTTACTGCTTCATGAGGTTAAAATGGTGGGGACAAATTTTACAGTATTCCAGGAAGCTAGCACCCAACAGTGGCTCATTTAACCTAACTCACAATGAAGAGGCTTCTGTGTTACAGCTTGTGAGAAGAATTTAttaaagaagaaaagcaaagacAGCCTTTAATAAAACTTTTTCCTTTTGTAGGAAACGTCGGTGGAGAGTTCTGTTCAAGCATGAAAAGAATAACAGCTGCCTTTCCTTCTCAAGAAAACACTATCTCTGTGCCCTACTTCTCCCGTGGCCAAAACAAGCTCCTAGATATTTATCAATCCATTCTGGTGTATCAGTAGTTCACGAGATCTTTTGCTAATATGTGTAAAGTATTTTATATGAGAAAGCACTCTTAATAACTGAGTTAACATTGTTTCCATAGTTACTACACAAGGTTATTTAATGATGAGGTTGTTTacattttagaaaggaaaaatattttaattttaccaAATaacttcccccccgccccccttaaTAATTGTGATGCCTGGATAAAAGATTTTTCTACACACTTAAATTTCATTTTCCTCTTACCCACGCTTGGTATTTACATTTTCTAAACAGAGACCCACAAAGTGCATGTTGAAATCCACAAGAACCCGGTTTTACCAGAACCAGTGTTGCCAAAtggaaaggggttttttttttgttttgttttttttaaaatttttaagacTTGGGAGCTAACTCAGACTGCTTTGCAGCTGCCTTTAAATCAGTATGTGATGTCTTTTATAGAAATTGCCAGACAGTATGTagcacagacttgattcttatgACACATTCACTACACAATGTCCAACCTGTTTACTCTTTCTTATTTGTGCTTCTCAAGATATTGCTTTGTTGGAATTTTCTtaacaaatgtttaaaatgtgatTAACAATATTCACAGAACACTAGAAAAACATGAAGGGCAAATTGAGTTCACACTCAGAATTATCAAGGCTTGAAATACACAACTCATTAAGCCTCTATGAGTGTATAATGTTGTTGGTTGTGTGCCTTTGGTTTTTAACAAAGCACTTTTACAAgaccctgcttttttttttttaaatagtttttcattttgtttactcTCCAGTGTTTGTATTAATCTTTTAAAAGCTTGGAAATAAAATTCTTTTCCCTACTGCCTTTAacctttgttttattataagagGAGGATTTTCTGATTTAGATATGGGAAGGAGGGCTCATGAATTATGTGGCATTTAGGGCTGCACAGGTTAGTGCAGGAATCCAGAAAAGTTTGTCTCCTGTTAATAGAAAAGCAGTAGTTATAGATGTTTAACTTCTTTGTGTGAATAAGGGAAGGCATCATAACCCAATTTATAAGAAGAAATGTGCACGGAACATTTCGTATGAAAGGTGCATATAATTCCTTAGACTGAAATTTTCGAAGGGGACTAAAGGATTTGAACACTCACTTCCAATTAATGTCACTGGGAACGGGGCATCCAAATCCcataggcagctttgaaaatctcaccctgaaTCTTTCAAATACCTTCATTCTGGTGAGGTGCAGAAGAGGAGTTTACTAGTTTAGTGCCTATGTATATGCCCTGCCAATGTGAACTCTGCTTCCTTCCACAGGAAAGAATTTATGCACTTATTTCCACTCCCAGCGACGATGCTCCATTCTGTTCTTATCTATCTTGGGTCACCTGAACATCTCACAGTTGTTAGTTTCTGTACCTCACAATGCTGCTGCAATGCAGGGAAATCCTATGATCCCCATTGTGCAGACGGATATCTGAAGCCCAGAGGGaaaaagtgacttgctcaaattTAGGTAGTTTGTGACAGAGCAGGACCctcacaagaccattcttcctcatCAGTGTGttataccaaaaaaacaaaaaacagcaggatcttaaagggaataaggcaaaatgccacatttattgtgaatacagaaagaatcatagtaaatagttatagctataacatgccattcaatttcatatttattcacacattcattcatacacacacactgggaatggatgagtcattacacaaagtaaaactatttccccatggtatttctccctcccaccccaccccccactgttcctctgatattcttaaaaagaaaaggagtacttgtggcaccttagagactaacaaatttattagagcataagctttagtgagctacagctcacttcatcggatgcatttggtggaaaaaacagaggagagatttatatacacacacacagagagaacatgaaacaatgggtttatcatacacactgtaaggagagtgatcacttaagataagccatcaccaacagcggggggggggggaggaaaacctttcatggtgacaaatttattagagcataagctttcgtgagctacagctctgagctgtagctcacgaaagcttatgctctaataaatttgttagtctctaaggtgccacaagtactccttttctttttgcgaatacagactaacacggctgctactctgaaacctttcatggtgacaagcaggtaggctaattccagcagttaacaagaatatcagaggaacagtggggggtagggtgggagggagaaataccatggggaaatagttttactttgtgtaatgactcatcaattggaattaatttgcaaactggatacaattaacttatgcttgaatagagactgggaatggatgagtcattacacaaagtaaaactatttccccatgaagaaaaggagtacttgtggcaccttagagactaacaaatttattagagcataagctttcgtgagctacagctcacttcatcggatgctctgttttttccaccaaatgcatccgatgaagtgagctgtagctcacgaaagcttatgctctaataaatttgttagtctctaaggtgccacaagtactccttttctttttgagaatacagactaacacggctgctactctgaaacctatttccccatggtatttctccctcccaccctaccccccactgttcctctgatattcttgttaactgctggaattagcctacctgcttgtcaccatgaaaggttttcctctctccccccccccccccgctgttggtgatggcttatcttaagtgatcactctccttacagtgtgtatgataaacccattgtttcatgttctctgtgtgtgtgtatataaatctctcctctgttttttccaccaaatgcatccaatgaagtgagctgtagctcacgaaagcttatgctctaataaatttgttagtctctaaggtgccacaagtactccttttctttttgcgaatacagactaacacggctgctactctgaaacacacacacacaggttctgcaaggttatcatTGTTACCAGCCTTAGAATTGCTTGTGCCAAGCCACTGGCtgggtggcctggacacgaggagagagcagggccttgtcagatgcacatctgatgctcctggaagttggtttacagaatcagaccccaaaagttctcactttctagagaccatttttataggaatttattcctatgccagtctatggaaATTGCTTCATCATACTGTTGCAGAATCAGTCAGAAGATgacacattcctgacagctctgtgctgccagatatTATCTTGTTCTtgggttctcccattcttgaggctgttgggtggattccagtctgcctcTGGGgttcctctggttgtttccacttgatgccttcttcagccgattgacactggattcttagtctggcacctccctgatcattcatttattatccacaccaagcatccatccacatacatcctctatctctattttaatcacacttGTTAAagtgagataaatacaacaaaagggcagggagtctgtgtgctgtttctgtccTGACAAAGTATCGctctgagtctctctctctctctctctctctctctctctctctgtgagtagttgttgttacaaagtattgctttgagaacagactcttaggatgtactaacacaattagcagcttgcaaatttcacacgagagggagagaaacagtaaaaatgagaccaaaacccaagagacctcttaattagtaattcCCCAtaatttaaattccagggtatcacactcatttgtgattttaatacagaacttctttaatatgatccaacaagtgCCTCCCCTTTGTATGATACAACCCAATAGCCTATAGAAAGATAGGAAATTTGCCAGTCCTCAGGTGTATTCCACCTTAGAAGTAAGCAAATTACAAATAACTTGGGTCTATCATTGATCTGTGACCATTCGATGTGGTTGAGGGTTGGTGGTATTGACTGCAAGATGACGGGCTCAGAGAAAAAGATGCAGTGTGGTGCCTTGAGGTAGGTGTTTTCTGCACAAGTGGAAGAAAAATAGGGACAGAGTCATCAAGGATGAGTTGGGCAACATGGGTTGCCCAAAAAAAATCACTAGTGAATTCTGTGTTAACAttctgggatttaaaaaaaaaaaaaaacccaccacatctCTTTTAGAAGCTAAAAGCATTTAATATTTCTTAATATTAAATTCATGGGGAAAGTCTTCTTTTTTGAGAAATACTTCGTCTGTGTGGGcatttgtgtgtgggggagatAGAGCCAAAGACAAATAGTTTAGCACGGggtgttggggttttttctttttatttaagatGTTGCAGCAGCTAGCTTTGCAATTCCCTTTATTCTGGACTAGCATAAAGTGAATACAGACAGCAAGTTACGCTCCCTTTGCAACTAGCCTACTGAAGGCAGTGTATACCTGTATCTGTTTTTAAAGTTATCCACTGTAGGTTCTCCGTCAATGTTCTGTACAGTCTGACTTTTCTTGTATGTGTGAAAGAACAAATACAGGCTAGGGAGTAGAAGCTGTATTTTTCCCCTCCTTGTGGTTATCTACGA is a genomic window of Dermochelys coriacea isolate rDerCor1 chromosome 5, rDerCor1.pri.v4, whole genome shotgun sequence containing:
- the GNG10 gene encoding guanine nucleotide-binding protein G(I)/G(S)/G(O) subunit gamma-10, translated to MSSSASLSSMQRLVEQLKLEAAVERIKVSQAAAELQQYCMQNACKDALLIGVPAGSNPFREPRSCALL